Proteins encoded by one window of Candidatus Neomarinimicrobiota bacterium:
- a CDS encoding FAD:protein FMN transferase gives MNRSFKPVISGMGDLDYTTGIHRSARKLMGSMFEIYVLHEDIQYAEQAAWQAFEEIQQLEQEISRFIENSDISRLNNLSPGRSIRIGPDTFECLKMCSTLYEETGGAFDITAGSQSPPPAGFCLELNERDHSVRVLSPQVSIDLGGFGKGYAVDRMADILRDWDMERALIHAGFSSVLALGAPPGRSGWPITTSHPDNREEVLAQLELKDRAISGSGLEKGQHIIDSQRARPAQGRTAAWASASIAATSDALSTAFMVMSLEDVKDFCVRHEDVFSMIVLEDNPDTVEERVLRFGSWSDHSISQ, from the coding sequence ATGAACCGATCGTTCAAGCCCGTGATTTCCGGCATGGGAGACCTTGATTACACTACCGGAATACACCGCAGTGCCCGCAAGCTTATGGGATCCATGTTTGAGATATACGTCCTTCATGAAGATATCCAGTATGCCGAGCAGGCGGCCTGGCAAGCGTTCGAGGAAATCCAACAGCTGGAACAGGAGATCAGTCGTTTCATTGAAAACAGCGATATCTCACGCCTCAACAACCTCTCACCGGGTCGCTCAATCCGGATCGGTCCCGATACATTCGAATGCCTGAAAATGTGCTCGACTCTGTACGAGGAAACGGGTGGTGCATTCGATATTACGGCTGGTTCCCAGTCCCCTCCCCCCGCGGGCTTTTGCCTTGAACTAAACGAAAGAGACCACTCGGTACGAGTTCTGTCGCCACAGGTGAGTATAGATCTCGGAGGCTTTGGAAAAGGATATGCGGTCGATCGAATGGCTGACATTTTGCGCGACTGGGATATGGAACGAGCCCTTATTCATGCAGGATTCAGTTCCGTTCTCGCACTAGGTGCACCACCGGGAAGATCCGGATGGCCCATTACGACGAGTCATCCTGATAACCGGGAGGAAGTGCTTGCGCAATTGGAGCTCAAGGATCGAGCCATTAGCGGTTCTGGTTTGGAAAAGGGACAGCATATCATTGACTCCCAGAGGGCAAGACCGGCTCAGGGTCGAACCGCAGCATGGGCTTCTGCCAGTATTGCCGCTACCAGCGACGCACTCTCCACCGCCTTCATGGTGATGTCACTGGAAGATGTCAAGGATTTCTGTGTTCGACACGAGGACGTCTTCTCTATGATCGTTCTCGAAGACAATCCGGATACTGTTGAAGAGAGAGTGCTCCGGTTCGGTTCCTGGAGCGATCATTCCATCTCGCAATAG
- a CDS encoding flippase activity-associated protein Agl23, with protein sequence MKWQRTPVIFILLSSLVALSLRLPKLEDRPMHGDEAIHAVKLGRLLEDGYYRYNPQEFHGPTLNYVTLIPARLSGVRELKDLNETVLRIVPVFFGVLLAVLPFLLIDGLSLRAVIISSFIAAISPAMVFFSRYYIQETLFVFFTFGTVISAFRYTKNRTSIWAVLTGLFFGLTHATKETSLVVFSSMVLAFILTVSRKRTERGGAISFGNMEKVNLRHGAIAILVGALVSGLFHSSFLSNPEGFVDAFRSYGAYLSRGTQSDWHIHSWYYYLKILLYSRFGSGPVWSEGLIIILALCGIVALMTKSGIAGVSAPFGRYIAYFTLIMTAIFSAIPYKTPWNLLTFHYGMILLAGLGATVIIRSQKSYHMRIVVAVLLTAGAIQLVRQTYLANFRYSSDPVNPYVYAHPRNDVIAVARRVEAVSRAHPSGEDLPIQVIWPGDDYWPLPWYLRSFSNVGWWNTVDESAPNAPLIIASPEVETDLVSKLYGSAGPGEVHLYVPLFDSYIELRPGVELRGYIRNDLLERLERQ encoded by the coding sequence GTGAAATGGCAGAGAACACCGGTTATCTTCATTCTCCTTTCTTCCTTGGTTGCACTGTCGCTTCGTCTCCCCAAGCTGGAAGATCGACCCATGCACGGAGACGAAGCGATTCACGCGGTGAAACTGGGGCGCCTTCTCGAAGACGGCTACTACCGGTATAATCCCCAGGAATTCCACGGACCAACGCTCAACTACGTTACCCTTATCCCCGCCCGTCTATCTGGCGTCCGAGAATTAAAGGACCTCAATGAGACGGTTCTCCGAATAGTACCTGTTTTCTTTGGAGTGCTTCTTGCCGTTTTGCCCTTCCTGTTGATCGATGGCTTAAGCCTCCGCGCAGTCATTATCTCTTCCTTTATTGCCGCCATTTCTCCTGCCATGGTTTTCTTCAGTCGCTACTATATCCAGGAAACTTTATTTGTCTTCTTCACATTCGGCACAGTCATATCTGCGTTCCGGTATACCAAGAACAGGACATCGATCTGGGCCGTTCTCACCGGTCTTTTTTTCGGACTGACACACGCAACCAAGGAGACAAGTCTGGTCGTCTTTTCCTCGATGGTTCTGGCTTTCATCTTGACAGTATCACGTAAAAGGACGGAACGGGGGGGAGCGATATCATTTGGAAACATGGAAAAGGTGAACCTTCGCCATGGAGCAATCGCGATTCTGGTGGGAGCACTCGTCTCCGGGTTATTCCATTCATCATTTCTTTCCAATCCCGAGGGATTCGTGGACGCTTTTCGATCATACGGCGCCTACCTCAGCCGGGGAACTCAGAGCGATTGGCATATTCATTCATGGTATTACTACCTGAAGATTCTCCTTTACTCACGCTTTGGCTCGGGCCCGGTGTGGAGCGAGGGACTCATCATCATTCTGGCCCTCTGTGGAATCGTTGCGTTGATGACCAAATCAGGAATCGCTGGGGTGAGTGCGCCTTTTGGCCGCTACATCGCCTACTTTACACTGATCATGACTGCTATATTCTCAGCAATTCCGTACAAGACGCCCTGGAATTTGCTGACATTTCATTACGGGATGATCCTCTTGGCCGGGCTGGGAGCGACGGTAATTATCAGGTCGCAGAAGAGTTATCATATGCGAATCGTGGTAGCAGTTTTGCTGACAGCCGGCGCCATCCAACTTGTGAGGCAGACATACCTTGCGAACTTTCGGTATTCTTCAGATCCCGTAAACCCGTATGTGTACGCTCACCCACGAAACGATGTCATAGCCGTTGCCCGTCGAGTGGAAGCAGTCTCCCGCGCCCATCCCTCTGGGGAGGATCTGCCCATTCAGGTCATCTGGCCTGGGGACGACTACTGGCCTCTTCCATGGTACTTGCGGTCTTTCTCCAATGTGGGCTGGTGGAATACGGTTGATGAAAGCGCGCCAAACGCTCCTCTCATAATCGCCTCTCCCGAGGTCGAGACAGATCTCGTCAGCAAACTCTACGGATCGGCCGGTCCAGGAGAGGTACACCTGTATGTACCCCTTTTCGACTCCTACATCGAGCTCCGTCCCGGCGTTGAACTGCGCGGCTACATCCGGAACGATTTGCTGGAGCGGTTGGAGAGACAATGA
- a CDS encoding MFS transporter yields the protein MINSTSNPAVASRFTAERWLFWTCFIALVATSFGFIIRANVIGAWGAEFNLSETQKGELLGVGLWPFALSIILFSLVIDKIGYGRALVFAWVCHVASAVITILANGYWMLYLGTFILALGNGTVEAVINPVVATVYSKEKTKWLNILHAGWPGGMVLGGLLILILMPGLGWKWKVGLVLIPALMYGLMMIRAEFPVHERVKAGIPYKAMLQEAGVVGAAIVVVIMVAEIGRIFQWSLAAKSIVSLVLIIAYGSYTRNVGRSIFIFLLLIMIPLATTELGTDSWITELVTPVVKDIGIQPGWVLVYTAFLMMGLRFLAGPIVHRLKPLGLLAVSSTIATLGLIFLSKAAGILIFLAATVYGLGKAFFWPTMLGVASERFPRGGALTINAIGGVGMLSVGVIGAAFLGNIQDKAIETELEKENPALHSQVVGEEKLSVFGTYQPIDQEKVEGLRNGEREVIQRISDGAKKNALAKVAFFPAAMLVCYLILIFYFRAKGGYKAVELTPEKGESPDIRNV from the coding sequence ATGATTAACTCAACCTCCAACCCCGCGGTCGCCAGTCGCTTCACCGCAGAGAGGTGGCTTTTCTGGACGTGCTTTATCGCACTTGTGGCCACATCATTTGGGTTTATTATTAGAGCAAACGTTATTGGTGCCTGGGGCGCAGAGTTCAATCTGAGCGAAACTCAGAAAGGAGAGCTCCTTGGCGTGGGATTGTGGCCTTTTGCTTTAAGCATTATCCTGTTCAGCCTTGTGATTGACAAGATTGGCTACGGGAGGGCTCTGGTTTTTGCGTGGGTATGTCATGTGGCTTCGGCGGTCATTACGATTCTCGCGAATGGCTACTGGATGCTTTACCTGGGCACATTCATCCTGGCGCTGGGAAATGGCACTGTGGAGGCGGTGATCAATCCCGTTGTTGCCACTGTTTACTCAAAAGAAAAAACGAAGTGGCTGAACATTCTTCATGCCGGCTGGCCCGGCGGAATGGTTTTGGGTGGACTTCTCATACTGATCTTGATGCCGGGACTCGGCTGGAAATGGAAAGTAGGACTTGTCTTAATTCCGGCGCTGATGTATGGACTGATGATGATCCGTGCAGAGTTTCCTGTCCATGAACGAGTAAAGGCGGGTATACCCTACAAGGCCATGCTCCAGGAGGCAGGTGTCGTCGGAGCCGCTATCGTCGTGGTTATCATGGTTGCTGAAATCGGCCGGATATTTCAATGGTCCTTGGCGGCAAAGAGCATTGTGTCGCTCGTGCTGATTATTGCCTATGGCTCCTACACGCGAAACGTGGGGCGGTCAATATTCATTTTCCTCCTTCTCATCATGATTCCCCTGGCCACAACTGAACTGGGCACTGACAGTTGGATAACGGAATTGGTCACCCCCGTTGTAAAAGATATTGGAATCCAACCGGGGTGGGTCCTGGTCTATACCGCATTTCTCATGATGGGACTGAGATTCCTTGCCGGACCGATCGTTCACAGGCTGAAGCCCCTTGGCTTGTTGGCGGTGAGCAGTACGATTGCCACCCTGGGACTCATTTTCCTTTCGAAGGCTGCGGGAATTCTCATATTTCTGGCTGCCACGGTTTATGGTCTGGGAAAAGCGTTTTTCTGGCCAACCATGCTGGGTGTCGCCTCTGAGAGATTTCCCAGAGGGGGTGCTCTTACTATCAATGCGATAGGTGGAGTAGGGATGCTCAGCGTCGGGGTCATCGGGGCAGCATTCCTGGGAAATATTCAGGACAAAGCCATCGAAACGGAACTTGAAAAAGAGAATCCCGCCCTCCATTCACAGGTTGTGGGAGAGGAGAAACTGAGCGTGTTCGGGACCTACCAACCCATTGACCAGGAAAAGGTTGAGGGGCTACGCAACGGGGAAAGGGAAGTGATCCAAAGAATCAGTGACGGAGCGAAGAAGAATGCCCTGGCAAAAGTCGCCTTTTTCCCCGCCGCAATGCTCGTCTGTTACCTGATCCTTATCTTCTACTTCAGAGCGAAGGGGGGGTACAAAGCCGTGGAGCTAACTCCAGAAAAGGGAGAATCTCCGGATATTCGGAATGTCTAG
- a CDS encoding cytochrome b/b6 domain-containing protein, whose amino-acid sequence MRSSRDKKTTETESFQRFSLHFRIQHIVLFLSVIALILTGIPLWFSLGTPGDIRWSQDTIRALGGITIYRQIHLIAAIALIMVSLWHLTYLIFVREGRREFAELLPRWKDFTDLGQNSLYFLGLRKVKPRFDRYTYYEKFDYWAVYWGCVIMIGTGTVLWFPEITERYLPWLTYTLAVEIHADEAVLAAVALFVWHFYNVHFKPSRFPGSLSWWHGRTTGEEMMNDHPMEYEKLAKKSKSKNEPH is encoded by the coding sequence ATGAGATCATCGAGGGATAAGAAAACTACGGAAACCGAATCCTTTCAACGATTCAGTCTTCACTTTCGTATCCAACATATCGTTTTGTTCCTGAGCGTTATCGCTCTGATCCTCACGGGGATACCCTTGTGGTTTTCCCTTGGTACGCCTGGAGATATTCGCTGGAGCCAGGATACAATTCGAGCGCTCGGAGGAATTACCATATATCGACAAATTCACTTGATTGCAGCCATCGCTTTGATAATGGTCTCATTGTGGCATCTCACGTACCTCATTTTTGTGAGGGAAGGACGCCGTGAATTCGCCGAACTGCTACCCAGGTGGAAGGATTTCACAGACTTAGGTCAGAATTCGTTGTACTTTCTGGGCCTCCGTAAGGTGAAGCCTCGATTTGACCGTTACACCTACTATGAAAAGTTTGACTACTGGGCAGTTTACTGGGGATGTGTGATCATGATCGGCACGGGCACTGTTCTTTGGTTCCCGGAGATCACCGAGAGATATCTGCCCTGGTTAACCTACACTTTGGCGGTTGAGATTCATGCGGATGAAGCTGTCCTTGCAGCAGTGGCCCTATTCGTCTGGCACTTCTACAACGTCCATTTCAAGCCTTCACGATTCCCCGGCTCCCTCTCGTGGTGGCACGGGAGGACCACAGGGGAAGAGATGATGAACGATCATCCAATGGAATATGAAAAACTTGCAAAGAAATCGAAATCAAAGAACGAGCCACATTGA
- a CDS encoding Gfo/Idh/MocA family oxidoreductase, with translation MAGVNEKKRDKEKQVDRRSFLRMTTAAGAGLVLAPKSIARVRMGNSNDLNIALLGVGAQGQILLNACLKTSGIRFKAVCDIWEAYNLKRASGLLRKYGHNVGEYVDYREMLDKENDLDAVIIATPDFWHADQTVHCLRAGLHVYCEKEMSKTVDGARRMVQTARQTGRHLQIGHQRRSNPRYLHCYHKLIKEARILGKITTISGQWNRSAQPDLGWPKKAAIDQATLERYGYESMHEFRNWRWYRHLGGGPVVDLGSHQIDIFNWFLETPPRSVLASGGNYYYDTKTHQWDDTVMVIYEYEPNQGAVKAFYQTINSNSSEGYYEHFMGDQGTLLISEAAGREGIYREPSSPDWTKWIERGYLKAPVEEKETVQTGAIIDVRETMAPPEHKLAVDFNEPYHKPHLENFFDAIRGRANLNCPEDVGYETAVTVLKIHEALDAGMKVEFNPDDFKI, from the coding sequence ATGGCCGGAGTGAACGAGAAAAAACGTGACAAAGAAAAACAGGTGGACCGGCGAAGTTTTCTACGAATGACAACGGCAGCAGGGGCAGGGCTGGTGTTGGCACCAAAAAGTATTGCCCGTGTTCGCATGGGAAATTCTAACGATTTGAATATTGCCTTGCTTGGAGTTGGAGCACAAGGCCAGATTCTTCTAAACGCGTGCCTGAAGACGTCGGGAATACGTTTCAAGGCTGTGTGCGATATCTGGGAAGCATACAATCTCAAAAGGGCTTCCGGCCTGCTGAGAAAATACGGTCATAACGTGGGCGAATATGTCGACTACAGAGAAATGCTGGACAAGGAAAACGATCTTGATGCAGTCATTATTGCCACGCCCGATTTCTGGCATGCTGACCAAACGGTTCATTGTTTGAGAGCCGGTCTTCATGTGTATTGCGAAAAGGAAATGTCCAAAACGGTTGACGGTGCACGGAGAATGGTTCAGACTGCACGACAGACGGGGAGGCATCTCCAGATTGGACATCAACGTCGAAGCAACCCGAGATACCTTCACTGTTATCATAAGCTCATAAAGGAAGCCAGAATCCTGGGCAAGATCACTACCATCAGTGGGCAATGGAATCGCTCCGCCCAACCGGACCTTGGCTGGCCCAAGAAAGCGGCCATCGACCAGGCAACTCTGGAAAGGTATGGCTACGAGTCCATGCATGAATTCCGAAACTGGCGTTGGTACCGTCACCTGGGAGGTGGGCCCGTGGTCGATTTGGGCTCGCACCAGATTGACATTTTCAACTGGTTCCTGGAAACGCCCCCAAGATCTGTTCTTGCCAGTGGCGGCAACTATTACTATGACACGAAAACGCATCAGTGGGATGACACCGTTATGGTTATCTATGAGTATGAACCTAATCAGGGAGCTGTGAAGGCCTTCTATCAAACCATAAACTCCAATAGCAGTGAAGGATATTATGAGCATTTCATGGGAGACCAGGGTACCCTGCTCATATCAGAGGCTGCAGGAAGAGAAGGGATTTACCGTGAGCCATCTTCACCTGACTGGACAAAATGGATTGAGAGGGGCTATCTGAAGGCACCAGTCGAGGAGAAAGAAACGGTACAAACGGGCGCCATCATAGACGTGAGAGAGACCATGGCTCCTCCTGAACACAAACTGGCAGTTGACTTCAATGAACCCTATCACAAACCCCACCTGGAGAATTTCTTCGATGCCATTCGGGGGAGGGCGAACCTCAATTGTCCCGAAGATGTGGGTTACGAGACGGCTGTCACAGTATTGAAAATCCACGAAGCTCTGGACGCTGGAATGAAAGTTGAATTCAATCCTGACGATTTCAAGATTTGA
- a CDS encoding Gfo/Idh/MocA family oxidoreductase, producing MSRRDFLTGTAAAAAFMIVPRSVLGGSGSTPPSDRLNIAAIGFGGMGRNNIASLTSENIVALCDVDDGYAAEVFETYPDAERYRDFRRLLENEKGVDAVVIATPDHTHAVIAMMAIQLGKHVFCQKPLTHTVYEARKLAEAAHEAGIASQMGNQGHAGEGNRLICEWIWDGAIGPVREVHTWTNRPIWPQGIPRPKESPPTPATIDWDLWLGPAPFRPYHPAYAPFKWRGWGDFGTGALGDMGCHIIDSPFWALKLSHPTGVEASSTPLNEETYPHAAVVRYSFPARDEKPPVKLTWYSGGLLPPRPEELEEGRRMGDSGGGVIFVGDRGKLMCGTYGLNPRLIPETKMQEYTLPPKTIPRVQGIHEEWIEACKGGKEASSNFSISGPLTEMVLLGNIAIKTGQKLQWDGEKMEIMNVPDANELVHREYRDGWTL from the coding sequence ATGTCACGGCGGGATTTCCTGACGGGGACGGCGGCTGCTGCTGCGTTCATGATCGTCCCCCGGTCTGTGCTGGGCGGGAGCGGTTCCACACCACCCAGCGACAGGCTCAATATCGCCGCCATCGGTTTCGGGGGGATGGGAAGAAACAACATAGCCTCCCTGACCAGTGAGAACATCGTGGCTCTCTGCGATGTGGATGACGGCTACGCTGCTGAAGTATTCGAGACATATCCCGATGCCGAAAGGTACCGGGATTTTCGAAGATTACTGGAAAATGAGAAAGGGGTTGATGCGGTCGTCATTGCGACGCCCGATCATACCCATGCTGTGATTGCCATGATGGCGATTCAGTTGGGCAAGCATGTCTTTTGCCAGAAGCCATTGACCCACACAGTATATGAAGCTCGAAAGCTTGCCGAGGCTGCCCATGAAGCCGGGATTGCCAGTCAGATGGGCAACCAGGGGCATGCCGGGGAGGGCAACCGTCTCATCTGTGAATGGATCTGGGACGGTGCAATAGGCCCGGTGCGTGAAGTCCATACATGGACGAACCGACCCATTTGGCCTCAGGGGATTCCGAGGCCCAAGGAATCTCCTCCCACTCCCGCCACCATCGACTGGGATCTGTGGCTCGGTCCTGCCCCATTCCGACCATATCACCCCGCCTACGCACCATTCAAGTGGCGGGGATGGGGAGATTTCGGCACGGGGGCACTGGGTGATATGGGATGTCATATTATTGACTCGCCTTTCTGGGCTCTCAAACTGAGCCATCCCACTGGTGTCGAAGCGAGTTCAACGCCACTCAATGAGGAGACATATCCTCACGCCGCCGTCGTTCGATACAGCTTTCCAGCCCGTGACGAAAAGCCCCCCGTTAAGCTGACCTGGTATTCCGGCGGTCTGTTGCCACCACGACCTGAAGAACTTGAAGAAGGCAGACGGATGGGCGACTCCGGTGGTGGGGTAATTTTCGTGGGAGATAGAGGGAAACTCATGTGCGGAACGTACGGGTTGAATCCACGTCTTATCCCGGAAACAAAAATGCAGGAGTACACACTGCCACCAAAAACCATTCCCCGGGTTCAGGGGATTCACGAGGAATGGATTGAGGCATGCAAGGGAGGAAAAGAGGCGAGTTCGAATTTCTCCATTTCAGGACCATTAACCGAAATGGTATTGCTCGGGAATATTGCGATCAAAACGGGGCAGAAACTGCAGTGGGATGGTGAGAAAATGGAAATCATGAACGTACCTGACGCTAACGAACTCGTACACCGGGAATACCGCGACGGGTGGACATTATAG